One part of the Sphingobacterium sp. LZ7M1 genome encodes these proteins:
- the mobA gene encoding conjugal transfer protein MobA — translation MNENSRKQLKKGGRPLKNDPAKIRYTISFNEEEHARFLDLFEKSGMQVKAHFITSCIFDKTIKSVKIDKGTIDFYMRLTSFHSQFRSIGVNYNQVVKLLYKNFSEKKAAAYLYKLEKHTAEMTALFKEIVQITEEFDVKYLKK, via the coding sequence ATGAATGAAAACAGCAGAAAGCAGTTAAAAAAGGGCGGGCGTCCTCTAAAAAACGATCCCGCTAAAATCCGGTACACGATTTCCTTTAATGAGGAAGAGCATGCCCGTTTTCTTGACTTATTTGAAAAGTCCGGTATGCAGGTTAAGGCACATTTTATAACCTCTTGCATCTTCGATAAGACGATAAAATCTGTTAAAATAGACAAAGGAACAATTGATTTTTATATGCGATTGACTTCGTTTCACAGTCAATTTCGATCTATTGGCGTGAATTATAATCAGGTCGTAAAGCTATTGTATAAGAACTTTTCGGAGAAAAAGGCAGCAGCATATCTCTATAAATTGGAAAAACATACGGCTGAAATGACCGCCTTGTTTAAAGAAATTGTCCAGATAACGGAAGAATTTGATGTAAAATATCTGAAAAAATAA
- the mobB gene encoding conjugal transfer protein MobB, with product MIAKIGRSANLYGALAYNQLKVENENGQILFANKIIETANGHYSVAQLAQSFAPYLIANRNTEKHTLHISLNPDPKDNVDDDKFREMAEEYMREMGYGEQPFVVFKHTDIDRSHIHIVSVCVDEQGVKISDSFEKMRSMSVCRELERKHGLIPATDKERNHNDKVFRPVDYRASDIKSQIASVIRHLPNYYQYQTLGEYNALLSLFNITTEKVEGELHGKAQQGLLYIPLNEKGEKAGHPFKASFFGKNAGLPALELHFAKCKTTLKDTATKQTLKSAVTIALQSTVDELSFKKQLGEQGINVVIRRNDTGRIYGMSFIDHNSKSVWNGSRLAKELSANTFNDYWNNNIKAEIKEPVAPLPKLSKPTDTEDLPAEEPHHLFDFLNTEKHEDGLIEAFGGLLIPEAQGEDYEEQDFANRMKKKKRRL from the coding sequence ATGATTGCGAAAATTGGTAGAAGCGCAAATTTATACGGAGCCTTGGCATATAATCAGCTCAAAGTGGAGAACGAAAATGGACAAATTTTGTTCGCCAATAAGATAATTGAAACTGCTAACGGACATTATTCCGTAGCACAATTAGCCCAATCTTTTGCTCCTTATCTCATCGCCAACCGCAATACCGAGAAACATACGTTGCATATTTCGCTCAATCCTGATCCCAAGGATAATGTAGATGATGATAAGTTTAGGGAAATGGCGGAAGAATATATGCGTGAAATGGGTTACGGCGAACAGCCTTTTGTGGTCTTCAAACATACCGATATTGACCGTAGTCATATCCATATCGTATCGGTCTGCGTGGACGAACAGGGCGTGAAAATTTCGGATAGTTTTGAGAAAATGCGGTCTATGAGTGTATGCCGTGAACTGGAAAGAAAACACGGTCTGATACCCGCAACGGACAAAGAACGTAATCACAATGATAAGGTTTTTCGTCCGGTGGATTATCGGGCAAGTGATATAAAAAGTCAGATTGCTTCGGTCATTCGCCACTTGCCGAACTATTATCAATACCAAACTTTGGGAGAATACAATGCTTTGCTTTCCCTGTTCAATATTACCACCGAGAAAGTGGAGGGAGAATTACACGGAAAGGCACAGCAGGGTTTATTGTACATTCCATTGAATGAGAAAGGCGAAAAAGCAGGACATCCGTTCAAGGCTTCGTTTTTCGGAAAGAACGCAGGGCTTCCGGCTTTGGAATTGCATTTTGCGAAATGCAAAACAACCCTGAAAGATACCGCAACCAAACAGACTTTAAAATCAGCCGTTACCATTGCCCTGCAATCAACGGTTGACGAATTGAGCTTTAAAAAACAGTTAGGCGAGCAAGGTATCAATGTAGTGATACGCAGAAACGATACCGGACGAATTTACGGTATGTCGTTCATTGACCACAACTCTAAAAGCGTTTGGAACGGTTCACGATTGGCAAAAGAACTTTCTGCCAATACCTTTAATGATTATTGGAACAATAATATCAAAGCGGAGATTAAAGAGCCAGTTGCACCCCTACCAAAATTGTCCAAACCGACTGATACGGAGGATTTACCTGCGGAAGAACCACATCATTTGTTCGACTTCTTAAATACTGAAAAACACGAAGACGGTTTGATAGAAGCCTTTGGAGGTTTGCTCATACCTGAAGCACAGGGGGAAGATTACGAGGAACAGGATTTTGCTAATAGGATGAAGAAAAAGAAAAGAAGACTATAG
- a CDS encoding metalloregulator ArsR/SmtB family transcription factor has product MGNNSCIRQQADIEQINRCKDRVLELNDSFDYLSNGLELAGNTVRLKILFLLYEEKRLCVCDISDVLGMTISAVSQHLRKLKDRNLVETDREAQTIFYSLTKEYEKLLKPFFKILDENKVIEAI; this is encoded by the coding sequence ATGGGTAATAATTCTTGTATACGTCAACAAGCAGACATTGAACAAATAAACCGCTGTAAAGACCGGGTTTTAGAGCTTAACGATTCGTTTGATTATTTATCGAATGGGCTTGAATTGGCAGGAAATACCGTAAGACTTAAAATTCTCTTCCTACTTTACGAAGAAAAACGACTTTGTGTTTGCGATATAAGCGACGTTCTTGGAATGACAATCTCGGCAGTTTCACAACATTTACGAAAACTTAAAGACCGTAATCTAGTAGAAACAGACAGGGAGGCCCAAACTATTTTTTATTCATTGACCAAGGAATATGAAAAATTGCTAAAACCGTTTTTTAAAATACTTGATGAAAACAAAGTCATAGAAGCAATATGA
- the merTP gene encoding mercuric transport protein MerTP, with amino-acid sequence MKTNNKLIGAGLLTAIAASLCCVTPVLALIAGTSGLASTFSWLESFRPYFIGLTILVLGFAWYQKLKPKKQIDCNCETAEKPKFIQSKTFLGIVTSFAIVMLAFPYYSSVFYPKTEKQIIIVDKSNIEKVEFTISGMTCASCEEHINHEVNKLIGIVNLKASYENGNTIVEFDNSKTNISEIEKAINSTGYSVTAKN; translated from the coding sequence ATGAAAACAAACAACAAACTTATCGGCGCAGGACTTTTGACTGCAATTGCAGCTTCACTTTGTTGCGTTACACCAGTTTTGGCTCTCATTGCAGGAACAAGCGGACTTGCCTCCACTTTTTCTTGGCTTGAATCTTTCAGACCGTATTTTATCGGTTTGACAATTTTGGTTCTTGGTTTTGCTTGGTATCAAAAGTTAAAGCCTAAAAAGCAAATTGATTGCAATTGTGAAACAGCAGAAAAACCAAAATTCATTCAGTCGAAAACGTTTTTAGGAATTGTAACATCATTTGCAATAGTAATGCTTGCTTTTCCATATTATTCAAGTGTTTTCTACCCAAAGACAGAAAAGCAAATCATAATAGTGGACAAATCCAATATTGAAAAAGTAGAATTTACGATTAGCGGAATGACTTGTGCAAGTTGTGAAGAACACATAAATCACGAAGTGAATAAATTGATAGGGATTGTCAATCTAAAAGCTTCTTATGAAAATGGAAATACAATCGTAGAGTTTGACAACTCGAAAACAAATATTTCTGAAATTGAAAAAGCAATAAACTCAACAGGGTATTCTGTAACCGCGAAAAATTAA
- a CDS encoding GDCCVxC domain-containing (seleno)protein — MEIKLQSIITCPNCGHKKEETMPTDACQYFYECEKCKHVLKPKQGDCCVYCSYGNVPCPPIQQNKKCC; from the coding sequence ATGGAAATCAAATTGCAATCAATAATCACTTGCCCCAACTGCGGACACAAGAAAGAAGAAACAATGCCGACAGATGCTTGCCAATATTTTTACGAATGTGAAAAGTGCAAACATGTTCTTAAACCAAAGCAAGGCGACTGTTGTGTTTATTGTAGTTATGGAAATGTTCCTTGTCCACCTATTCAGCAAAACAAAAAATGTTGCTAA
- the mobC gene encoding conjugal transfer protein MobC, translating to MMQGEDDLRGLAKIMAFMRAVSILLVLMHLYWFCYGFFMERGWTLEVINKILGNFDRTAGLFSHTLYTKVFAIVLLALSCLGTKGVKNEKITWSKIYVALGIGFLLFFLNTPLLKLSPIIGTFFYILTIGLGYIALLMAGVWISRLLKNNLMDDVFNMENESFMQETKLMENEYSVNLPTKFWYNKKEHKGWINIVNPFRATIVLGTPGSGKSYAVVNNYIKQQIEKGFSMYIYDFKFDDLSTIAYNHLLKHQDKYEIKPKFYVINFDDPRKSHRCNPLNPDFMTDISDAYEAAYTIMLNLNRSWIQKQGDFFVESPIILLAAIIWFLKIYENGKYCTFPHAIELLNKKYSDVFTILTSYPDLENYLSPFMDAWQGGAQDQLQGQIASAKIPLSRMISPQLYWVMTGADFSLDINNPNEPKILCVGNNPDRQNIYSAALGLYNSRIVKLINKKGQLKSSVIIDELPTIYFRGLDNLIATARSNKVAVCLGFQDFSQLIRDYGDKEAKVIQNTVGNVFSGQVVGETAKSLSERFGKVLQKRQSMTINRNDKSTSISTQLDSLIPASKISTLTQGMFVGSVSDNFDDRIEQKIFHAEIVVDNEKVAAETKAYQKIPQILSFVDEQGEDKMKQEIESNYRQIKSDILHIVESEMERIKNDPNLQHLIQQE from the coding sequence ATAATGCAAGGAGAAGACGATTTAAGAGGTTTAGCCAAAATAATGGCTTTTATGAGAGCAGTTAGTATTCTATTAGTACTGATGCATCTTTATTGGTTTTGTTATGGTTTCTTTATGGAACGTGGCTGGACACTAGAAGTAATCAATAAAATATTAGGGAATTTTGACCGAACAGCCGGTTTGTTTTCGCATACTTTATATACCAAAGTATTTGCAATCGTGTTATTGGCTTTAAGCTGTTTGGGAACCAAAGGCGTGAAGAACGAGAAGATAACCTGGTCAAAGATTTACGTGGCTTTGGGAATTGGTTTTTTGCTGTTCTTTCTGAATACACCACTGTTAAAGTTGTCGCCCATCATTGGCACATTCTTTTATATACTGACTATCGGACTAGGTTATATTGCTTTGCTGATGGCTGGGGTTTGGATAAGCAGGTTATTGAAAAACAACCTGATGGATGATGTTTTCAATATGGAGAACGAAAGTTTTATGCAGGAAACCAAATTGATGGAAAATGAATATTCCGTAAACCTGCCTACTAAATTTTGGTACAATAAAAAGGAACACAAGGGCTGGATCAATATAGTAAATCCTTTCAGAGCAACGATTGTTTTGGGGACTCCGGGTTCTGGTAAATCGTATGCCGTCGTTAACAATTATATCAAGCAACAAATTGAAAAAGGTTTTTCGATGTATATCTACGATTTCAAGTTTGACGACCTTTCTACTATTGCTTATAATCATTTATTGAAACATCAGGATAAGTACGAAATAAAACCAAAGTTCTACGTCATCAACTTTGACGATCCACGCAAGAGCCATCGTTGCAATCCGCTCAATCCAGATTTTATGACTGACATATCCGATGCTTACGAAGCCGCTTACACGATTATGTTGAACCTCAACAGAAGCTGGATACAAAAACAAGGAGATTTCTTTGTCGAATCTCCAATTATTCTTTTAGCGGCTATCATCTGGTTTTTAAAAATTTACGAGAATGGTAAGTATTGCACCTTTCCACACGCCATTGAATTGCTGAATAAAAAGTATTCGGATGTATTTACCATTTTAACTTCGTATCCTGATTTGGAAAACTATCTTTCACCATTTATGGATGCTTGGCAAGGCGGAGCACAAGACCAGTTGCAGGGACAAATTGCATCGGCTAAAATCCCTTTGTCACGAATGATATCACCGCAGTTGTATTGGGTTATGACAGGCGCTGATTTTTCATTGGACATCAACAACCCGAACGAGCCGAAGATTTTGTGCGTGGGTAACAATCCCGACCGTCAAAATATCTACTCCGCAGCTTTGGGCTTGTACAACTCCCGAATTGTCAAGCTCATCAATAAGAAAGGACAATTAAAGAGTTCGGTTATTATAGATGAGTTGCCCACGATTTATTTTAGAGGGTTGGACAATCTTATCGCAACGGCGAGAAGTAATAAGGTGGCTGTGTGCTTGGGCTTTCAGGACTTTTCGCAGTTGATACGTGATTACGGCGATAAAGAAGCTAAAGTTATTCAAAACACCGTAGGTAATGTATTCAGTGGACAGGTTGTAGGAGAAACGGCAAAAAGCCTTTCGGAACGTTTTGGAAAAGTATTACAGAAACGTCAAAGTATGACGATAAACCGTAATGATAAATCAACTTCTATTTCTACACAATTAGACAGCCTTATTCCGGCTTCCAAAATTTCAACCTTAACGCAGGGTATGTTTGTCGGTTCTGTATCGGATAATTTTGACGATCGTATCGAACAAAAGATATTTCACGCAGAAATCGTGGTCGATAATGAAAAGGTAGCCGCCGAAACAAAAGCCTATCAAAAGATACCGCAAATCCTATCCTTTGTAGATGAGCAAGGCGAGGATAAAATGAAGCAGGAAATTGAAAGCAATTACCGTCAGATAAAATCAGATATTCTGCATATCGTCGAAAGTGAAATGGAACGGATTAAGAATGACCCGAACTTACAGCATTTGATACAGCAAGAGTAA
- a CDS encoding DUF6660 family protein, translating into MKVFFSILAIYMMAVFLMPCTDMYEKESFQNHNHSEELAHKASHDHQEKPDMCSPFCLCGCCGMVSGIVLQWNVYNLVKKTFDLSKAKVYYKSIFISLYLGEIWQPPKINA; encoded by the coding sequence ATGAAAGTCTTTTTTTCCATATTGGCAATTTATATGATGGCGGTATTTTTAATGCCTTGTACCGATATGTATGAAAAGGAGAGTTTTCAAAACCATAACCATTCAGAAGAATTAGCCCATAAAGCAAGCCACGACCATCAGGAAAAACCTGATATGTGCAGTCCGTTTTGTTTATGCGGTTGTTGTGGAATGGTGTCGGGCATAGTGCTTCAATGGAATGTATATAACTTAGTTAAGAAGACCTTTGACTTGTCTAAGGCCAAAGTTTACTATAAATCTATCTTTATATCCCTCTATCTGGGAGAAATTTGGCAACCGCCAAAGATTAATGCATAA
- a CDS encoding CusA/CzcA family heavy metal efflux RND transporter, with product MLNNIIKFSIKNKFIIGLMTLLLIIWGVWSATKIPIDAQPDITNNQVQIITLSPTLAGQEVEQLVTFPVEQSIVNLPKVEEIRSVSRFGLSVVTVVFQDNVDIYFARQLVSQQLKEAQDQIPDGVGTPELAPVSTGLGEVYQYILHPKQGSEDKYSAMDLRTMQDWIVARQLYGTPGIAEVNSFGGLLKQYEVSVDPNRIKAMDVSISDIFTALENNNQNTGGAYIDKKPNAYFIRGIGLVTSLEDVGNIVVKNTESVPVFIKDVAKVQFGHATRYGAMTYNGEVDAVGGIVMMLKGENTATVVKNIKEKIPVIQQSLPDDVVIEPYLDRMNLVDRAISTVEKNLIEGALIVIFVLIIFLGNFRAGLIVASAIPLSMLFALGMMRLFGVSANLMSLGAIDFGLIVDGSLIVVEATMHHLGLRKSTQKLTQAEMDEEVYESARKIRTSAAFGEIIILIVYIPILTLVGIEGKMFTPMAQTVSFAILGALILSFTYIPMMSALCLSKKPITKRNFSDKMMDYLQGVYKPLLEKAIRIKYVIIAVAVGLFTISIFLFSRMGGEFLPTLGEGDFAFHCILPQGTSLSQSLETSMQASKIIKEFDEVKMVVGKTGAAEVPTDPMPPEATDLMIILKPQDEWKTKKSYDELSNEMMEKLEVIPGVFFEANQPIQMRFNELMTGIRQDVAVKIFGENLDSLLIYANKANAIIQTVEGATAPQVERIAGLPQINIEYDRTRIANYGLNVQEINDIVSTAFAGKSAGVVYENERRFDLVVRLDEEHRSSIEDVSNLFIPLPNGEQVPLSQVANIDYKLGPAQISREGGKRRIYVGFNVQGRDVASVVEEIQDKLAEQVKLPTGYYFTYGGQFENLQKATDRLLIAVPIALLLIFILLYFTFHSFKEAVLVYTAIPMSAIGGVFALLLRDMPFSISAGVGFIALFGVAVLNGIVLISTFNRLEKEGWNEIIPRIIEGAKTRLRPVLMTASVASLGFLPMALSTSAGAEVQKPLATVVIGGLMSATALTLFVLPLLYLVFMRNHKPTKNNKMKAITPILLLFTFLGFSQTSNAQNPVNVDRAIEIAMENNPQLRSKKLEIQSTQSLSKTAYELPKTDLNFQYGNTDGFEYNDGFQISQTIPFPTLFGVKKNLVKEQVKGQEWSKALTENELRKQVRTYYYQLAYLEHNASVLKYLDSIYADFIRVAELRYKTGDIGRIEVSTAVTKKGEINILLQQNEVFRQNAYQNLKNLMQTKEDFAIEPKSDYEPLLLTSFIDSSAIENHPSIQLLYQEAKIAEQNKKLERANSLPDFTFGYNNISLIGMHSRNGVEQFYGRGQRFSFVDVGITIPLFTTTRAKIRSLDYQKQSLELNAQWQQQQLKTELANALKQYEQNVSQFTYFKEQALPNADEIINAAKLGYSTGDISYVEYLFALQTTTDIQLNYLKSIQQINEAVTLIHSLISK from the coding sequence GTGTTAAATAACATTATAAAATTCTCTATAAAGAATAAGTTCATTATAGGATTAATGACCTTATTACTCATCATTTGGGGGGTATGGAGTGCCACGAAAATCCCCATTGATGCCCAACCTGACATTACAAACAATCAGGTTCAGATTATTACCCTGTCACCAACATTAGCAGGACAGGAGGTGGAGCAACTGGTTACATTTCCTGTAGAGCAAAGTATCGTCAATCTTCCCAAAGTAGAAGAAATAAGAAGTGTTTCGAGGTTTGGACTATCTGTTGTAACCGTAGTGTTTCAAGACAATGTCGATATTTATTTTGCAAGACAGTTGGTAAGCCAACAGCTGAAAGAAGCACAAGACCAGATACCTGATGGAGTTGGAACGCCTGAACTTGCTCCTGTCAGTACAGGTCTTGGCGAAGTGTACCAATACATTCTCCATCCCAAACAAGGAAGCGAAGATAAATATTCTGCAATGGATTTACGGACAATGCAGGATTGGATTGTCGCCAGACAACTTTACGGTACTCCGGGAATTGCAGAAGTTAATAGTTTCGGCGGTCTGCTCAAACAATACGAGGTATCCGTTGACCCTAACCGCATCAAAGCGATGGACGTCAGTATCTCCGATATTTTTACTGCACTCGAAAACAACAACCAAAATACCGGAGGCGCTTATATTGATAAGAAACCCAATGCATACTTCATTCGGGGAATTGGTTTAGTCACTTCACTGGAAGATGTAGGTAATATTGTTGTTAAAAATACGGAAAGTGTTCCGGTATTCATCAAAGATGTAGCAAAAGTACAATTTGGTCACGCTACCCGATACGGAGCAATGACCTATAACGGCGAAGTAGATGCTGTGGGAGGTATTGTAATGATGCTCAAGGGAGAAAACACTGCTACGGTCGTAAAAAACATCAAAGAAAAAATACCGGTTATCCAACAATCTCTACCCGATGATGTGGTCATAGAACCTTATTTGGATAGAATGAACCTGGTAGATAGAGCGATAAGTACTGTCGAAAAAAACCTAATTGAAGGTGCATTAATCGTAATATTTGTATTGATTATCTTCTTAGGGAATTTCAGGGCAGGTTTAATCGTCGCATCAGCTATACCGTTATCAATGCTTTTTGCATTGGGAATGATGAGGTTATTTGGCGTAAGTGCCAACCTGATGAGTTTGGGAGCTATTGATTTCGGATTGATAGTGGACGGTTCGCTGATCGTTGTTGAAGCCACAATGCACCATTTGGGCTTACGGAAATCCACTCAAAAACTTACGCAGGCAGAAATGGACGAGGAGGTGTATGAATCTGCAAGAAAAATCCGTACGAGTGCAGCATTTGGAGAAATCATTATCCTCATTGTTTATATTCCTATCCTTACTTTGGTCGGCATAGAAGGAAAAATGTTTACGCCAATGGCGCAGACCGTAAGTTTCGCCATTTTGGGAGCTTTGATTTTGTCCTTTACCTATATCCCGATGATGAGTGCCTTGTGTCTGTCTAAAAAACCGATTACCAAAAGGAATTTTTCAGACAAAATGATGGACTATCTTCAAGGGGTTTATAAGCCTTTGTTAGAAAAAGCCATTCGGATAAAATATGTGATTATTGCGGTTGCCGTCGGACTTTTTACCATTAGTATATTCCTTTTTTCACGGATGGGCGGAGAGTTCCTGCCAACATTGGGCGAGGGCGATTTTGCTTTCCATTGTATTTTGCCGCAAGGAACATCCTTAAGCCAAAGTCTGGAAACCTCTATGCAGGCATCTAAGATAATCAAGGAGTTTGACGAAGTAAAAATGGTTGTAGGAAAAACGGGGGCTGCCGAAGTACCGACAGACCCGATGCCGCCCGAAGCGACCGACCTGATGATTATTCTTAAACCACAGGACGAATGGAAAACAAAGAAATCGTATGACGAACTTTCCAATGAAATGATGGAGAAACTCGAAGTTATTCCCGGTGTATTCTTTGAAGCCAACCAGCCGATACAGATGAGGTTTAATGAACTGATGACGGGTATCAGGCAAGATGTAGCTGTGAAAATATTCGGAGAGAACCTCGACAGTTTGTTGATTTATGCCAATAAAGCCAATGCCATTATTCAAACGGTAGAGGGTGCAACCGCTCCGCAGGTAGAACGGATAGCAGGTCTTCCACAGATTAATATCGAATACGACCGTACCCGAATAGCCAACTATGGCTTGAATGTACAGGAGATAAACGATATTGTCAGTACTGCGTTTGCAGGTAAATCAGCAGGCGTGGTTTATGAAAATGAGCGTAGATTTGATTTGGTGGTACGGCTTGATGAAGAACACCGCAGTTCTATTGAGGATGTGAGCAATCTGTTTATTCCACTTCCAAACGGAGAGCAGGTTCCACTTTCGCAGGTTGCCAACATTGACTATAAATTAGGTCCTGCACAAATCAGCCGTGAAGGAGGAAAACGAAGGATATATGTCGGATTTAATGTACAAGGGCGGGATGTAGCAAGTGTTGTAGAAGAAATTCAGGATAAGTTGGCTGAACAGGTTAAGCTACCGACAGGATATTATTTTACCTATGGCGGTCAGTTTGAGAACCTCCAAAAAGCTACTGACAGATTACTGATTGCAGTACCTATCGCCCTGCTTTTGATTTTTATCTTATTGTACTTCACGTTTCATTCGTTCAAGGAAGCCGTTTTGGTCTATACAGCTATCCCGATGAGTGCCATTGGAGGTGTGTTTGCCCTATTGTTGAGGGATATGCCATTCAGCATATCAGCAGGTGTAGGGTTTATCGCTTTGTTTGGTGTTGCTGTTCTGAACGGGATTGTACTGATTTCCACATTCAACAGATTGGAAAAAGAGGGTTGGAACGAGATTATCCCGAGAATTATCGAGGGGGCTAAAACAAGACTAAGACCCGTATTAATGACAGCGTCGGTAGCAAGTTTAGGTTTCTTACCGATGGCATTGAGTACAAGTGCGGGTGCAGAAGTACAAAAACCGTTGGCAACGGTCGTTATCGGCGGATTGATGTCAGCAACGGCATTGACGTTATTCGTACTGCCTTTACTATACCTCGTATTTATGAGAAATCATAAGCCTACAAAAAATAATAAAATGAAAGCCATAACACCTATATTGTTACTGTTTACGTTCTTAGGCTTTTCTCAAACCAGTAATGCACAAAATCCTGTAAACGTAGATAGAGCTATCGAAATAGCTATGGAAAATAACCCTCAGCTCCGTTCCAAAAAATTGGAGATTCAATCTACCCAAAGTTTGAGTAAGACAGCATATGAGCTACCGAAAACCGATTTAAATTTCCAATATGGGAATACAGATGGATTTGAGTACAATGACGGTTTCCAAATTTCGCAGACTATACCCTTTCCAACACTTTTTGGGGTAAAGAAAAACCTTGTCAAAGAGCAAGTCAAAGGGCAAGAATGGTCAAAGGCTCTGACAGAAAATGAGCTAAGAAAGCAGGTAAGAACATATTATTATCAGTTAGCGTATCTGGAACATAATGCTTCGGTATTGAAGTATTTGGATAGTATTTATGCAGACTTTATCCGTGTGGCGGAGCTGCGTTATAAAACAGGAGATATAGGGCGGATAGAAGTCAGTACGGCTGTTACCAAAAAGGGGGAAATCAATATATTGCTCCAGCAAAATGAGGTCTTCAGGCAAAATGCCTATCAGAATCTTAAAAACCTGATGCAGACAAAGGAAGATTTTGCCATTGAACCCAAATCAGACTATGAACCATTACTTTTGACTTCTTTCATAGACAGTTCAGCTATTGAAAACCACCCAAGCATCCAGCTATTGTATCAGGAGGCTAAAATCGCTGAACAGAACAAGAAGTTGGAACGGGCAAACAGCCTGCCTGATTTTACGTTCGGTTATAATAATATATCGCTGATAGGAATGCACAGTAGAAACGGCGTGGAACAATTTTACGGCAGAGGACAGCGGTTCAGTTTTGTTGATGTAGGCATAACCATTCCACTCTTTACTACGACCAGAGCGAAAATCCGTTCCCTTGATTATCAAAAACAATCATTGGAACTGAATGCCCAATGGCAACAACAGCAGCTAAAAACGGAGTTGGCAAATGCCCTGAAACAATATGAACAGAATGTTTCACAGTTTACCTATTTCAAGGAGCAGGCACTTCCGAATGCTGATGAAATCA